aataattttaataaataaatggtattgttgtaaaaatgacaaatattaaatgtattacaatataatataattatatatactaaatatagatatatacgcACAGCCAAGTCATACACATACACAATAATAGTGAATATATGTTGTgcacacatttttttacggtACATCgcctatgaattatgattatataatagtacctattatatagtttatatttaaaaaataaaagtaataatttactacctactatatcgtaaaattatatatataatagtataatactacaatatacataggttataggtaaaatatatataatatttaatatagttaaatacctaataactgAATGCTTTAAATCCGAAGAAGAcgcaaaaaaaacataacatctCATCTAACATAAATGCTGCTTTAGGTCTCAACACAGAACATATCAACAACATGatcaatatttcttaaaaaaaactgaCCGGCTCAACCAAATCTAAATGAAAACAGAATCGCAACACACGCCTATTCACTGCACGTAGAACTACaaacaatatatgtattatcatttatcataaagtagatttgtaatatattttatacttacttttttaaatctatttaggGAGTTAATATTTCCTTTGTTCTTCTTTCTTTTGGATaaaagagttttatttttttttccataacgcCAGTCTTTTTTACTGTCCATAGTATCGAAgatgtcaaatatttatttcacaaaaaaaatctcTCACTATAAGGACTGCACATTAGCTTCAAACAACAGCAGACGTCTGACTAATCGAAATTCGAAATTCGAAAatcaaaattagaatattacttTTACTCCCCGTAGAATAATAAGTACCAACGACCGGTGGCGGACCGAAACAGTTGAGCCAgacgatattaattattattatattgtgcccaccgccgccgccgccggcgcACGTTTTCTTATCTTACATTATATTCCAGGAATATGATGGcagtttattttcaattagtacCTATCGCCAAATTCGCCGAGCCGATACATTTCCGCACTCGCAGGCACATGTCAATGCTatagattttgtcaaataaaCACCACActatttaaatgacaaaaatgCCAAAAAGCTAGACAAAATTGTGGGAGTTGGATTAGacggatttttattttgaaaatggatATTAATTAGTCATTATGTCAGTAAGGGAATGGTCGAGGggattttcttaataaaaattcttcgataaaatattgacaatttaaaaaaataagaatttttgtattttatatatttaagtacgccattattttttgtaataatgataaatttccACGGCCATGCTTTAGAAGAGTTGTTGAAGATTTTCAattggttttcaaaattaaaatccgtcAAACCCAAGTCCCACAGTTTTGTCTAGCTTTTGGCCTGTTTTACGTGATAATTTGTACCTGCTCCAGCCcccttaattaataaaatgctcctcacacattgttacaatataattttaaaaatattaaaaattcatagccAAGATTTTtgtgtaaacatttaaagtttaaattatgaaatttaattaaatttataaaaaaaaatgtatgaaatacctttttttttgtatctaaggattgaacacTTAAACCAAGGTTccaagtaattattttattccgtaaccgaaaaatctaagacaaatataaacactgttttttttttataattattttaagttcaaattttgacaaaatacatacctattattcccaagaataaatatttcagtaattttgttgttatttcaaaatattattcgtgggtacttgaaacttatagagtaggtatattattatattttatactcacagTGACATGAAATGCTTTGAAATAAGCttgtatgttatgtatataatttatactttaactagttattttataaatttcctaGCATTACTTCGTTAATGTgtcaaattgtaaataacaaaatatcatgatgtataaatatagttctaacattttcaacaatttaatataacatattaaatcaGATAAGATTGACGTCCTTTTTGTCGGTGACCGCAATGTACGTTTAtcgtgttattataaaattttcgtTGTTGGTATTTGGTACATGTATTATACAGGTTTAAAGTTTAGTAGGTAATAGTTTTACAGTCACACATGTTCGCTGTTGGTTCGTCTGTCTctacactattattttaaattttaactatattgttCACAATGAATGAATTTGATTTAATGAAAGAAAAGTTTTATATGAGTGTTAAAAACCGTTCATTAAAACCAAATAGTGCagttttaacaaaagaaaaatatgcgAGTTTGATGATAGAcgtgaaaaaaatgaaaataaaaaaggaaTCTTCTCGTGACTATTGGTTAGAAAAACATTACGGTAAAAATAATCggcattgaaaaattaatactaccCGTAAGTAATCAAAATGAAAgtgttaaattatatgttatgattgaagaaatatttgattatttacaggAAATTCATATTTCTATTGGACACGTGCGTAGAGATCGCATATGttacatgaaataaataaacgttataaaaatattacttaatttgaTGTTAAGCAATACTTAGATTTGTGTATATCTtgccagcaaaaaaaaaaaaagatattgttGTGAAACCAATGGTGTTTGGAGATTTTAACAGCCGTTGCCAAATTGATTTAATAGATTTTCAATCTCAGTCCGACGCAGggtataaatttgttttggtttATCAAGACCATCTgaccaaattttgtattttaagacCTTTGAAATGTAAAAGAGCTGAACAGATTGCATACTTACTGCTTTTGGATATCTTTTGTTTATTTGGTGCTCCCTCAGTACTGTAATCGGATAACGGCCGAGAATTTTGTTGAGAAATTGTAAATTCTTTAAAAGAGATGTGGCCCGAATTGACTATTGTCCATGGCAAACCACGACATAGCCAATCTCAGGGCAGCGTAGAGAGAGCAAACCAGGATATTGAAAATATGCTGACTACTTGGATGCAAAGCAATAATACCAACTAATGGAGTGAAGGCCTTCAGTTTgtacaatttatgaaaaacaaagCTTTACATTCCGGAATTAAACGTAGTCCATATGAAGCAATGTTTGGTAGTGTACCAAAAACTGGACTATCTTCAAGTCTTCTACCTAAAGTTGTCTTGCGTAAAATGGAATCTGAAAAAGAAGCTCTAAGTCAACAAACTATTAACTCAGGGCAAGAGACGGAAACCCGATTGGATAATATGgtatgtcataaaaaaaattaaaat
This genomic window from Metopolophium dirhodum isolate CAU chromosome 1, ASM1992520v1, whole genome shotgun sequence contains:
- the LOC132949919 gene encoding KRAB-A domain-containing protein 2-like, which translates into the protein MNEFDLMKEKFYMSVKNRSLKPNSAVLTKEKYASLMIDVKKMKIKKESSRDYWLEKHYAILRFVYILPAKKKKDIVVKPMVFGDFNSRCQIDLIDFQSQSDAGYKFVLVYQDHLTKFCILRPLKCKRAEQIAYLLLLDIFCLFGAPSVL